A part of Sinorhizobium chiapasense genomic DNA contains:
- the cobW gene encoding cobalamin biosynthesis protein CobW, giving the protein MTLAKAHHGKIPATVITGFLGAGKTTMIRNLLQNADGKRIALIINEFGDLGVDGDVLKGCGAEACTEDDIIELTNGCICCTVADDFIPTMTKLLERENRPDHIVIETSGLALPQPLVAAFNWPDIRSEVTVDGVVTVVDSAAVAAGRFADDHDKVDALRVNDDNLDHESPLEELFEDQLTAADLIVLNKTDLIDASGLKSVRDEVASRISRKPTMIEAKNGEVAAAILLGLGVGTEGEIANRKSHHEMEHEAGDEHDHDEFDSFVVELGAISDPAAFIDRLKGVIAEHDVLRLKGFADVPGKPMRLLIQAVGSRIDQYYDRAWAAGEPRGTRLVVIGLHDMDEAAVRAAISALL; this is encoded by the coding sequence ATGACACTCGCCAAGGCCCACCACGGCAAGATCCCGGCCACAGTCATCACCGGCTTTCTCGGTGCCGGCAAGACGACGATGATCCGCAACCTGTTGCAGAATGCCGACGGCAAGCGCATTGCGCTGATCATCAACGAGTTCGGCGATCTTGGTGTCGACGGCGATGTGCTGAAGGGCTGCGGCGCGGAGGCCTGCACGGAGGACGACATCATCGAACTCACCAACGGCTGCATCTGCTGCACGGTCGCCGATGATTTCATCCCGACCATGACGAAGCTGCTCGAACGCGAGAACCGGCCCGACCACATCGTGATCGAGACCTCCGGCCTTGCCCTGCCGCAGCCGCTGGTCGCCGCCTTTAACTGGCCGGACATCCGCAGCGAAGTGACGGTCGACGGCGTCGTAACCGTCGTCGACAGCGCCGCGGTTGCCGCCGGCCGCTTTGCGGACGACCACGACAAGGTCGATGCGCTCCGCGTCAACGACGACAACCTGGACCATGAAAGCCCGCTCGAAGAGCTTTTCGAGGACCAGTTGACCGCCGCCGACCTCATCGTCCTCAACAAGACCGACCTGATCGACGCCTCGGGCCTCAAGTCCGTTCGCGACGAAGTGGCTTCGCGCATCAGCCGCAAGCCGACGATGATCGAGGCGAAGAACGGCGAGGTGGCCGCCGCCATCCTGCTCGGTCTTGGCGTCGGCACCGAGGGCGAGATCGCCAACCGCAAGTCGCATCACGAAATGGAGCACGAGGCCGGCGATGAGCACGACCACGACGAATTCGACAGCTTTGTCGTCGAGCTCGGCGCGATCAGCGATCCCGCCGCCTTCATCGATCGGCTGAAGGGCGTGATCGCCGAGCACGACGTGCTGCGCCTCAAAGGCTTCGCCGATGTCCCCGGCAAGCCGATGCGCCTTCTGATCCAGGCGGTCGGCAGCCGCATCGATCAGTATTACGACCGGGCCTGGGCGGCTGGCGAGCCACGCGGCACGCGCCTTGTCGTCATCGGCCTGCACGACATGGACGAGGCGGCGGTTCGCGCAGCGATCTCGGCGCTGCTGTGA
- the cobU gene encoding bifunctional adenosylcobinamide kinase/adenosylcobinamide-phosphate guanylyltransferase: MTIPNAGPILVLGGARSGKSSFAEKLAEASGLPLHYAATGRAWDDEMRDRIRHHQDTRRGKGWTTHEEPFNLVGLLRRIDDPACAILIDCLTLWVTNLMMEERDITAEFAALAAFLPEARARLIFVSNEVGLGIVPENRMAREFRDHAGRLHQIVAEKSAEVYFVAAGLPLKMKG, from the coding sequence ATGACCATTCCCAATGCCGGACCGATCCTCGTCCTCGGCGGCGCCCGATCCGGCAAATCCTCCTTCGCGGAAAAGCTCGCCGAAGCCTCCGGACTGCCGTTGCATTACGCCGCCACGGGCCGAGCCTGGGACGACGAGATGCGCGATCGTATCCGCCACCACCAGGACACGCGGCGCGGCAAGGGCTGGACGACGCATGAGGAGCCTTTCAATCTCGTCGGCTTGCTTCGCCGCATCGACGACCCGGCTTGCGCGATCCTCATCGATTGCCTGACGCTTTGGGTCACCAACCTGATGATGGAAGAGCGCGACATAACCGCGGAATTCGCGGCGCTCGCCGCTTTCCTGCCCGAGGCGCGGGCGCGCCTCATCTTCGTTTCCAATGAGGTCGGTCTTGGCATCGTTCCGGAAAACCGGATGGCGCGCGAGTTTCGCGACCACGCCGGCCGCCTCCACCAGATCGTTGCGGAGAAATCCGCCGAAGTCTACTTTGTCGCGGCCGGATTGCCGCTGAAAATGAAGGGTTGA
- a CDS encoding adenylate/guanylate cyclase domain-containing protein, whose protein sequence is MERKLAVILAADVAGYSRLVAADEEGALATLGTYSAAIGDFVAEHGGRVFGSAGDSVVAEFHSAVQAVRAAVAIQRALYRRNADLTPDHRMEFRIGLNLGDVVVEGDNLLGDGVNVAARLQDVALPGGICISGALHDQIEGKLDFPLVHLGDRNLKNIPRPVPVHRVDWRGEDPVEAGVLGGPLNPPDKPSIVVLPFVNMSGDPEQEYFADGLTEDIITALSLYRWFFVIARNSSFAYKGRAVDVKQVGRDLGVRYIVEGSVRRAGTRLRVTGQLIEAETGVHLWAQRYDRELADIFAIQDELTQNVVGAIEPEILIGESRRAQFNPTNNLDAYECHMRGTWHHNVQDTAEHFREAIVWQRRAIALDPDFGRAHMMLARALYARCFHGFSDDVDRDSAELCAAAERAVALDERDPYSHYAMCLAHFVMHRAPAAVEEAQRAIDLNPNLALAHMGLGWSRIFAGRFAEALDPLQMALRLSPHDPLTYLFLNHMALAHYHLGNYEEALHYSERGISLRRAYFNRVVLLASLGQLGHDEEARELIPEIMANVPADIAHYWKILTPYVDPSHYAHLIDGLRKAGFPLVA, encoded by the coding sequence GTGGAACGGAAGCTCGCAGTGATCCTTGCCGCTGACGTCGCTGGCTACAGCCGGCTTGTCGCTGCCGACGAGGAAGGCGCGCTTGCGACGCTCGGCACCTACAGCGCTGCGATCGGCGATTTCGTCGCCGAGCATGGCGGGCGCGTATTCGGCTCGGCCGGCGACAGCGTCGTGGCGGAATTCCACAGTGCCGTGCAGGCGGTGCGGGCCGCCGTCGCCATCCAGCGCGCGCTCTATCGCCGCAATGCCGATCTCACCCCCGACCACCGGATGGAGTTCCGCATCGGACTAAACCTCGGTGATGTCGTCGTCGAGGGCGACAATCTTCTTGGCGACGGCGTCAACGTAGCAGCCCGGCTGCAGGATGTTGCGCTGCCAGGTGGCATCTGCATTTCGGGCGCGCTTCACGACCAGATCGAGGGCAAGCTCGATTTCCCGCTGGTCCACCTTGGCGACCGCAACCTCAAGAACATTCCGCGTCCCGTGCCGGTGCACAGGGTCGACTGGCGCGGCGAGGATCCGGTCGAGGCGGGCGTACTCGGCGGGCCGCTCAACCCTCCGGACAAGCCCTCGATCGTCGTCCTTCCCTTCGTCAATATGTCGGGCGACCCGGAGCAGGAATATTTTGCCGACGGGCTCACCGAGGACATCATCACCGCGCTCTCGCTCTATCGCTGGTTCTTCGTCATCGCCCGCAACTCGTCCTTCGCCTACAAGGGGCGCGCGGTCGACGTGAAGCAGGTCGGCCGCGATCTCGGTGTGCGCTATATCGTCGAGGGGAGCGTGCGCCGGGCCGGGACGCGCCTGCGCGTGACCGGCCAGCTGATAGAAGCCGAAACCGGCGTCCATCTCTGGGCCCAGCGCTACGACCGCGAACTTGCGGATATCTTCGCCATCCAGGACGAACTCACACAGAATGTCGTCGGCGCCATCGAACCGGAAATCCTCATCGGGGAGAGCCGGCGTGCCCAGTTCAATCCCACCAACAACCTTGACGCCTATGAATGTCACATGCGCGGCACGTGGCATCACAATGTGCAGGACACGGCGGAGCACTTCAGGGAAGCGATTGTCTGGCAACGGCGGGCGATCGCTCTCGATCCCGATTTCGGCCGCGCGCACATGATGCTTGCCCGCGCCCTTTATGCGCGCTGCTTCCACGGCTTCAGCGACGATGTCGACCGCGACAGCGCCGAGCTCTGTGCGGCAGCCGAGCGTGCCGTCGCGCTGGACGAGCGCGACCCCTATTCACACTACGCCATGTGCCTTGCCCATTTCGTGATGCACCGTGCGCCCGCGGCCGTGGAAGAGGCGCAGCGGGCGATCGACCTCAACCCCAACCTGGCGCTCGCGCATATGGGACTTGGCTGGTCCCGGATTTTCGCGGGACGTTTCGCCGAGGCGCTCGACCCGCTCCAAATGGCCCTGAGACTCAGTCCGCACGATCCGCTGACCTATCTATTCCTCAACCACATGGCGCTTGCCCACTATCATCTCGGCAATTACGAGGAGGCGCTGCATTATTCGGAACGCGGCATTTCGCTCCGCCGGGCCTACTTCAACCGTGTCGTGCTTCTCGCGAGCCTTGGGCAGCTTGGCCACGACGAGGAGGCGCGCGAGCTCATTCCGGAAATCATGGCCAATGTGCCGGCCGACATCGCCCATTACTGGAAGATCCTCACGCCGTACGTGGATCCCAGCCACTACGCGCATCTCATCGATGGGCTGCGCAAGGCCGGATTCCCGCTCGTTGCCTAA